A single window of Acidobacteriota bacterium DNA harbors:
- a CDS encoding TonB-dependent receptor: protein MAISSFRSGVRFSCGAQLRRPCRGAAQCLSLAVGTVADGWALQGLRAGARGAAPGALQVSALLPIFAARYDAVARRTQRPRTLQIHGGLPEMNRRTQWIAGTTLVAALLGSAAVGGAQNATTGMIGGVVRDAQQGVLPGAGVVAVHAPTGTRYEAFTRADGRFDLLNVQVGPYDLEVAMSGFGTRSLSGVVVALGEATEVPVTLQLATLTETVEVVAAASEVFSPSRSGTTAGVATGVIETLPTLERSLQDFARVNPFFVKTSRNADSESFLSVAGRSGRYNNIQIDGAVNNDLFGLARQGTPGGQANTQPISLDAVSELQLVVAPYDVRQSGFSGGGINVITRSGSNAFSGTGYFYSRNEGLVGSGVDDVPIATFFDRQQGASVGGPLARNRAFFFANFESQRRETPVGYSLDGSSGVDFGRLAAAQRIVQIANSRYGYDVPGGFGEIIRGNPNDKLFVRTDVNLAPGQRLSLRHNYVNGAADVGSQSNFRYRFTDNFYLFESATNSTVGQLDSTFGSAVNQARISFQRIRDRRGPRTAPFPQVTIDLDGGEEIRFGTEQFSTANALDQDIIEIHNDLTWVRGRHQFTIGTHNELFKFRNLFIRDNFGVYEFASPELFAQELAQSYSYSFSRTSDPRQAAEFWVYQLGFYAGDQWRVRDDLSLTYGLRLDAPIFPDTPTANPLVEQLYGRGTDVVPATRNWSPRIGFNYDLSPGRAARQQVRGGLGLFHGRTPYVWLSNQYSNSGNEFQRIRVFFDPDNRIPFSADPNGQPIDIGSASTNEINLVDPDYRFPQLLRGNLAYDRDLGFLNLIGSVELLFSKTLQDIDYRNLNLVESGTAPDGRPTFGRLHRDFSNVVLLTNTHEGSSWTIATKLDKRFSDNWFLSGSYLYGESRSVNDGGSSQATSNWRYNYNAGNPNAVPLGISNFSPGHRFNLSGSYRIPAGPAGITLAAYYNVQQGRPFSYLDGSDSNGDGTRGNDLLYVPRDAGEVIVTDGSFDDLMRFLTDGCDVTAGAIVPRNACRGPWTHALDFHVGVDVPVGRNEVEVFLDVQNLVNAFSSASGLVEFAFFQNLQPVRSSVDPETGRYVYSLNTPARAGFAGDRFTRDDLRSRWQAQLGLRYSFGR from the coding sequence ATGGCCATTTCGTCCTTCCGTTCCGGGGTGCGATTCTCGTGCGGCGCACAACTCCGACGGCCGTGCCGTGGGGCCGCTCAGTGTCTGAGTCTAGCAGTCGGCACGGTCGCTGACGGCTGGGCGCTCCAAGGCTTGCGGGCAGGCGCGCGTGGCGCTGCGCCGGGTGCATTGCAGGTTTCGGCGCTCCTGCCGATTTTCGCGGCCCGGTACGATGCCGTTGCGCGGCGGACACAGCGACCCCGTACACTGCAAATCCATGGAGGTCTACCTGAGATGAATCGTCGTACGCAGTGGATTGCAGGAACAACTCTGGTCGCGGCCCTGCTCGGGTCGGCAGCCGTCGGCGGGGCGCAGAACGCCACGACCGGCATGATCGGGGGCGTCGTGCGCGACGCGCAGCAGGGCGTGCTGCCGGGGGCCGGGGTGGTCGCGGTGCACGCCCCGACCGGCACGAGATACGAGGCCTTCACGCGGGCCGACGGACGCTTCGACCTGCTCAACGTGCAGGTCGGGCCCTACGACCTCGAGGTCGCGATGAGCGGCTTCGGGACGCGGTCGCTCTCCGGCGTCGTCGTGGCCCTCGGCGAGGCCACGGAGGTGCCGGTCACGCTGCAGCTCGCCACGCTGACCGAGACGGTGGAGGTGGTCGCGGCGGCGAGCGAGGTGTTCTCGCCGTCGCGCTCGGGGACGACCGCGGGGGTCGCCACCGGGGTCATCGAGACCCTGCCGACCCTCGAGCGCAGCCTGCAGGACTTCGCGCGCGTGAACCCGTTCTTCGTGAAGACGAGCCGCAACGCCGACTCCGAGAGCTTCCTCAGCGTCGCGGGCCGGAGCGGCCGCTACAACAACATTCAGATCGACGGCGCGGTGAACAACGACCTGTTCGGCCTCGCGCGGCAGGGGACGCCGGGCGGGCAGGCGAACACGCAGCCGATCAGCCTCGACGCGGTCAGCGAGCTGCAGCTCGTGGTGGCGCCCTACGACGTGCGGCAGAGCGGCTTCTCCGGCGGCGGCATCAACGTCATCACGCGCAGCGGCTCGAACGCCTTCAGCGGGACCGGCTACTTCTACAGCCGCAACGAGGGCCTGGTCGGCAGCGGCGTCGACGACGTGCCCATCGCCACCTTCTTCGACCGCCAGCAGGGCGCCAGCGTCGGTGGCCCGCTGGCCCGCAACCGCGCCTTCTTCTTCGCCAATTTCGAGAGCCAGCGGCGCGAGACCCCGGTGGGCTACTCGCTCGACGGATCGTCGGGCGTCGACTTCGGCCGCCTGGCCGCCGCGCAGCGCATCGTGCAGATCGCCAACAGCCGCTACGGCTACGACGTCCCCGGCGGGTTCGGAGAGATCATCCGCGGGAACCCCAACGACAAGCTCTTCGTCCGCACCGACGTCAACCTGGCGCCGGGGCAGCGCCTCTCGCTGCGCCACAACTACGTGAACGGCGCCGCCGACGTCGGGTCGCAGTCGAACTTCCGCTACCGCTTCACCGACAACTTCTACCTGTTCGAGAGCGCGACCAACTCGACGGTCGGCCAGCTCGACAGCACGTTCGGCAGCGCGGTGAACCAGGCGCGCATCAGCTTCCAGCGGATACGCGACCGCCGGGGCCCGCGGACCGCGCCGTTCCCGCAGGTCACCATCGACCTCGACGGGGGCGAGGAGATCCGCTTCGGCACCGAGCAGTTCTCGACGGCGAACGCGCTCGACCAGGACATCATCGAGATCCACAACGACCTGACCTGGGTGCGCGGCCGGCACCAGTTCACCATCGGCACCCACAACGAGCTCTTCAAGTTCCGGAACCTGTTCATCCGCGACAACTTCGGGGTCTACGAGTTCGCCAGTCCGGAGCTCTTCGCGCAGGAGCTCGCCCAGTCCTACAGCTACAGCTTCTCGCGCACGAGCGACCCGCGGCAGGCGGCCGAGTTCTGGGTCTACCAGCTCGGGTTCTACGCGGGCGACCAGTGGCGGGTCCGGGACGACCTCTCGCTGACCTACGGGCTGCGCCTGGACGCACCGATCTTCCCGGACACGCCTACCGCCAACCCGCTTGTGGAGCAGTTGTACGGGCGGGGCACCGACGTGGTGCCGGCCACCCGCAACTGGTCGCCGCGCATCGGGTTCAACTACGACCTGAGCCCCGGCCGGGCGGCGCGGCAGCAGGTACGCGGCGGCCTCGGGCTGTTCCACGGGCGCACCCCGTACGTCTGGCTGTCCAACCAGTACTCGAACAGCGGCAACGAGTTCCAGCGCATCCGCGTGTTCTTCGATCCCGACAACCGGATTCCCTTCTCGGCCGATCCGAACGGCCAGCCGATCGACATCGGCTCGGCGTCCACCAACGAGATCAACCTGGTCGATCCCGACTACCGCTTCCCGCAACTCCTGCGCGGCAACCTGGCCTACGACCGGGACCTGGGATTCCTCAACCTGATCGGCAGCGTCGAGCTGCTCTTCTCGAAGACGCTGCAGGACATCGACTACCGCAACCTGAACCTCGTCGAGAGCGGCACGGCGCCGGACGGGCGGCCGACCTTCGGGCGGCTGCACCGGGACTTCAGCAACGTCGTCCTGCTGACCAACACCCACGAGGGGAGCAGTTGGACGATCGCCACGAAGCTCGACAAGCGGTTCAGCGACAACTGGTTCCTGAGCGGCTCGTATCTCTACGGCGAATCGCGCTCGGTCAACGACGGCGGGTCGAGCCAGGCCACCTCGAACTGGCGCTACAACTACAACGCGGGCAACCCCAACGCGGTTCCGTTGGGCATCTCGAACTTCTCGCCGGGGCACCGGTTCAACCTGTCCGGCTCCTATCGCATTCCGGCCGGGCCGGCCGGCATCACGCTGGCCGCCTATTACAACGTCCAGCAGGGCCGGCCCTTCAGCTATCTGGACGGGAGCGACAGCAACGGCGACGGGACACGGGGCAACGACCTGCTCTACGTGCCGCGCGACGCCGGCGAGGTGATCGTCACCGACGGGTCCTTCGACGACCTGATGCGGTTCCTGACCGACGGCTGCGACGTCACCGCGGGCGCGATCGTGCCGCGCAACGCGTGCCGCGGCCCCTGGACTCACGCGCTCGACTTCCACGTCGGCGTAGACGTGCCGGTGGGCCGCAACGAGGTCGAGGTCTTTCTCGATGTCCAGAACCTGGTGAACGCCTTCAGCAGCGCGAGCGGGCTGGTGGAGTTCGCCTTCTTCCAGAACCTGCAGCCGGTGCGATCGAGCGTCGATCCCGAGACCGGCCGCTACGTCTACAGCCTGAATACGCCGGCGCGGGCGGGATTCGCCGGGGACCGCTTCACGCGCGACGACCTGCGGAGCCGCTGGCAGGCGCAGCTCGGTTTGCGTTATTCGTTCGGGCGCTAA
- a CDS encoding DUF664 domain-containing protein produces the protein MAISDSLLPEFDQEIAGARRTLERVPADKFDWRPHPKSGTMVWLAGHLANLPSWAPLTINQDELDLAPGGKQMDPPPPPADTAELVATFDRHAAEARAAIAAAGDADLMKPWTLLSNGQTLMTLPKVAVLRSFVMNHLIHHRAQLGVYLRLNDIPVPSIYGPSADEAPPGF, from the coding sequence ATGGCCATCAGCGACAGTCTGCTGCCGGAATTCGATCAGGAGATCGCGGGCGCCCGCAGGACGCTCGAGCGCGTGCCCGCAGACAAGTTCGACTGGCGGCCGCACCCCAAGTCGGGCACGATGGTCTGGCTGGCCGGCCACCTCGCCAACCTCCCCTCGTGGGCGCCGCTGACCATCAACCAGGACGAGCTGGATCTGGCGCCCGGAGGCAAGCAGATGGACCCGCCGCCGCCGCCCGCCGACACCGCGGAGCTCGTAGCGACGTTCGACCGGCATGCGGCCGAGGCTCGGGCCGCGATCGCCGCCGCCGGCGACGCGGACCTGATGAAGCCGTGGACACTGCTGAGCAACGGCCAGACGCTGATGACCCTGCCGAAGGTGGCGGTGCTGCGCAGCTTCGTCATGAACCACCTGATCCACCACCGCGCGCAACTCGGGGTGTACCTGCGGCTCAACGACATCCCCGTGCCGTCGATCTACGGGCCGTCGGCCGACGAGGCGCCGCCTGGTTTCTGA